In Actinomadura luteofluorescens, the sequence CAGCGGCTTGACGGCGCCGGTGCCGCGCGCGCCCACCACCGTCAGGGTCGCGTCCTCCGCCGCCTCCAGCAGCGCTTCCCGGGGCGACCTGAGCACCAGCGACGTCGCGGCCTGGACGAGCGGGTACTTGACGAGCCAGGGCGCGACCGCGCGTTCCAGTACGGCCCCGCACACGTGGCGGAGCTTGTCCTCGTCGTCGAAAAGCGAGAGGTCCCCGTCGGGGGCGGCGCCGGGCTCCCAGCACCCGTACACCGCGCGCAGCCGCCAGCCGCGCAGCGCCGCCTCCTCGAACCCGAACGCCAGCGCCCCGTCGGCGCCCGGGGAGCCGTCCACGCCCACGACCACCAGACCGTCGCGCGCGGCGGCCGAGCGGACGACCGCGACGGGGACGGCGGCCCGGGCCGGCACCCGCAGGGCGGTGGACCCGACGGGCGTCTCCTCCGGCGGGTGCGAGCCGATGACGATGAGCTCGGCGTCCGGTCCCTGGTTCAGCAGGGCCGCGTGGGGCCCGCCGGTCTCCAGGTGCTTGCGCACCTTCACGCCCGGGGCCAGGTCGTTCGCCAGCGCCACGCCCTGGTCGAGCGTGTGCTCCCCCATCCGGTGGACGATGGCCACGCCCTCGCGGTCCATGGAGCGGATCGGATACGGCCACTGCCACGCGTGGACCACCGTCAGCGGCTCCCGCCGGAGCCTGGCCTCCTCCACCGCCCAGCGCAGAGCGCGCTCGCTCTCACTCGTTCCGTCGTATCCGACGACCACGTGGGTCATGACGCCCTCCTCCTCGGGTCCGCCTCAGTCTCACCGTCCGCGGGGCCCGTCCCCCAGGGCCGAACGGCCCTCGGCGGCGGGACCTCTGGCGTCCGGTCAGGCGGCCGTGACCTCGGCCTCCAGGCTCACGCCGATCCGCGGGGCGGCGAGGATCGAGTTGTGGACCGTGCAGGCCATGACGGCGGCCATGAGACCGCCCACGTCCCGGTCGGGCAGCCGGACGGAAGGGCGCAGGCGCAGGTCGACGCGCGACACCCGGGCGGGGCCCTCCGGGCTCATCACGTAGTCGACGGCGACCTCCAGCCCGTTCGCGGGCAGGCAGCGCGCCTTCAGGTAGCGCCGGGCGTGGTGCGCCGTGCACGCGGCGAGGGACGCCACGAACAGTTCGACCGGCGTCGGCCCCGCGTCCATCCCTCCCGCCATGTACGGCTGGTCCACGTGGATCACGTGGTCGCGGACGATCACCGCGAAGGCGTCGTCCTCTCGGTGGACGACCAGCATCTCGCTCATCGGTGCCACCTCCTCTGCTGGCGGTTCCTCTCGCTTGGCCCCAGTCTCGGTTTCGGGAGTCTTCGCAGGTAGAGCCGAAGGTCCTGCCGGAGGTCCCGGTGCGGGGGTGAGGTACCTCACGCACGAAGGGATACCCCAGGGGGTATGGTGGGCGACGGAGGTGGAAGGTGGAGCATCTGGAGATGGACGCGACCGCCCTGGCGGACGCGCTGACCCGGCTC encodes:
- a CDS encoding universal stress protein — protein: MTHVVVGYDGTSESERALRWAVEEARLRREPLTVVHAWQWPYPIRSMDREGVAIVHRMGEHTLDQGVALANDLAPGVKVRKHLETGGPHAALLNQGPDAELIVIGSHPPEETPVGSTALRVPARAAVPVAVVRSAAARDGLVVVGVDGSPGADGALAFGFEEAALRGWRLRAVYGCWEPGAAPDGDLSLFDDEDKLRHVCGAVLERAVAPWLVKYPLVQAATSLVLRSPREALLEAAEDATLTVVGARGTGAVKPLTLGATSDALLKHAPCTVTIVPQRVG
- a CDS encoding OsmC family protein, which gives rise to MSEMLVVHREDDAFAVIVRDHVIHVDQPYMAGGMDAGPTPVELFVASLAACTAHHARRYLKARCLPANGLEVAVDYVMSPEGPARVSRVDLRLRPSVRLPDRDVGGLMAAVMACTVHNSILAAPRIGVSLEAEVTAA